The sequence GCGGCATTGCGGTACAGCACGGTCGAGGCGTGCACGACAGGTGGATTGACGAAGCCGAAATAGTCGTGCGGGTTGTTGCCCGAATGGGCCAACCGCGTGTTGATACCCATTTTGCCGGAACCCTTCTCGTTGCCGTCCTTAGCCATTCTTCGTCTTTGCCTTGTTTGAGAAGGCGCTAGCCATAGTGCGGCGTCATGGACCGCGCAACAGCCCACCATCCGCCAGGGATAGACTTCGAATATGCCAATTCTCCGGCTGAACAGCATAGCGGCAGGGTCCTGAATCGGGCCGACCAAGGTGTGCGGCGGTGATTGTCGGCGAAGCCGATCGTCCCCCGGCCAACCTATTGTAGGCGGCTGGGAAAGATATATAATCAACTTCTAAAATATTAATCGCCGGATTGCCTCGATCAGATGCTGCCGGACGGTTTTTGACCGGTTACCTCCTGATCCCCCCGGTCCGGGTATCGCGCTCACAGAGCGCGGCAAGGGGAGGAACGCCATGGCCAACGTCAAATGGACAATGAAGGCGCGCGAATTCGTCAACTGCAATTGCGCCTACGGCTGCCCATGCCAGTTCAACGCCATGCCCACACACGGCTTCTGTCAGGCGGTTACCGGCATCGAAATCGAGAGCGGCCATCACGGCGCCACCAAACTCGATGGATTGCGGCTCGTCGGGATTTTCCGCTGGCCCGGCGCCATCCATCAGGGCGGCGGCGAAGCAGCGGTGGTTGTCGACGAGAGGGCGAGCGAGGCCCAGCGTGAAGCGCTGCTTCGCATCCTGGGCGGACAGGACACCAAGCCAGGCGCGACAATATTCGAGGTCTTCTCGACCACGCTGGAGAAATTCCATGACCCGATCTTTGCCCCGATCGAGTTCGAGGTCGACGTCGACGCGCGAACCGGACGGCTGCACGTCGAGGGCGTAGCCGACGGTCATGGCGAGCCGATCAAGAATCCGGTCACCGGCGCGGAGCATCGGGCACGCATCGACCTGCCGCACGGCTTCGAATACGCAATGGCCGAGATCGGGCGCGGCTGGACCAAGGCGACAGGCCCGATCAAGTTCGAGGTGGCCGATACACACAGTCATTTTGCCAATCTGCATCTCACGCAGAGCGGCGTCGTCCATTGAGCTGATCCAATGGGCGACACGGCGCTAGAGGCGGTGCTGCGGCGCGACCGCGCGGTCGTGATGGCCGCGCTCGTCGTGATTGCGGTGCTCGCCTGGGCCTATACGCTGTGGCTCGCCATCGACATGGCCATGCCCGCGTCCCCGATGCCGGCTGGAGCGAGCGGCGATATCGCCGCAATGGACATGTCGAACATGGACATGGGTGGCATGGATATGGCTGGCATGGATGTCGGCGCCGCGGTGGCGCCCGGCTTCCGGGCCTGGGCACCCGCCGATTTCGCTTTCATCTTCACCATGTGGGCGGTGATGATGGTCGGCATGATGACGCCTTCGGTCGCGCCGCTGCTGCTGCTCTACGCCGGCATCGGCCGCAGGGCGCAGGCGGATGGCCGCCCCATCGCTTCGACCGGATGGTTTTTTACCGGCTGTCTCACGGTCTGGATCGTCTTCAGTATCGCCGCGACCGGCGCGCAATGGCTGCTCGGGCGCCTGGCCCTGCTCAACCCCTCGATGGCGACCGACAGCACGATCCTCGGTGGCCTCGTCCTGATCGCCGCCGGCCTCTATCAATGGACGCCGGTCAAGGGCGTCTGCTTGCGCCAATGTCAGGGGCCGATCGGGTTCTTGATGAGCCATGGCGGGTTCCGTTCCGCGCCGCTCGGCGCGATTCGGCTAGGCGTCGATCACGGCCTCTATTGTCTGGGCTGCTGCTGGGCGCTGATGGCTTTGCTGTTCGTCGGCGGCGTCATGAACATCCTGTGGATCGCCGGTATCGCCATCCTCGTTCTCCTGGAAAAGACGGCCACGAGCGGGCCGTTGATCTCGCGCATTTCCGGCGCGCTGATGGTGGCGGCCGGCGCGTGGTTGATGTCTCGTGCGCTTTGACAGGGCAGGTCCGATGACAGTCTTCAGACGTGTCAATTCATCCGGTATCCAGATCAGGGACGCCAAGCTTGTGCCAGGGATGGATTTCGTCGCCGGCCCGCATTTGCCTCGAATGCGCTTTGCCGACTTTATTCGCGCCGTGACTAAATTGCAGGCGCGTTTGTCTGCAATTCGGGCATTTCAGGCAATCGATTTTCAAAGACGTTCGGATTCGGTCATTTCCCTTGACCTCACAGGAATTATCGCCTTCGATGCTGTTCGTGAATGGGAGGCGGCGCGTCGGTTACGATGCGGGATTCCGGGAATGGGCTGGAATGGGAGCT comes from Mesorhizobium japonicum MAFF 303099 and encodes:
- a CDS encoding DUF2182 domain-containing protein; the protein is MGDTALEAVLRRDRAVVMAALVVIAVLAWAYTLWLAIDMAMPASPMPAGASGDIAAMDMSNMDMGGMDMAGMDVGAAVAPGFRAWAPADFAFIFTMWAVMMVGMMTPSVAPLLLLYAGIGRRAQADGRPIASTGWFFTGCLTVWIVFSIAATGAQWLLGRLALLNPSMATDSTILGGLVLIAAGLYQWTPVKGVCLRQCQGPIGFLMSHGGFRSAPLGAIRLGVDHGLYCLGCCWALMALLFVGGVMNILWIAGIAILVLLEKTATSGPLISRISGALMVAAGAWLMSRAL
- a CDS encoding DUF1326 domain-containing protein, which encodes MANVKWTMKAREFVNCNCAYGCPCQFNAMPTHGFCQAVTGIEIESGHHGATKLDGLRLVGIFRWPGAIHQGGGEAAVVVDERASEAQREALLRILGGQDTKPGATIFEVFSTTLEKFHDPIFAPIEFEVDVDARTGRLHVEGVADGHGEPIKNPVTGAEHRARIDLPHGFEYAMAEIGRGWTKATGPIKFEVADTHSHFANLHLTQSGVVH